The proteins below come from a single Triticum aestivum cultivar Chinese Spring chromosome 5D, IWGSC CS RefSeq v2.1, whole genome shotgun sequence genomic window:
- the LOC123124090 gene encoding elongation of fatty acids protein 3-like: MAALVGDVAYWLAEHPDIVGFRWSPSGLWFSTWAFLLGFLATYVSLCLAADALLRRRKPLPLGPLPPAHALLMAAVSATIFAGTLLSAVAEIRDTRWSWRGRSRTTPLRWLLCFPPGTRSSGRVFFWSYAYYLSRYLHAARGAFAVVRRRRGAAARVFAHAASVAMAFLWLEFSQSFQVLAILASTLAHAVAFGFRFWVDSAGLPAARAARSGSAPVALGCQLGLLGCNLVCHAGVVWMHFGGAMAGGCSGIGAWVVNTLLNAALLWVFLHCYGTRGVCDDDGGAAAAAAALKKKKKKKEM; encoded by the coding sequence ATGGCCGCGCTCGTCGGCGACGTCGCCTACTGGCTGGCGGAGCACCCGGACATCGTCGGCTTCCGCTGGAGCCCCTCGGGCCTCTGGTTCTCCACCTGGGCCTTCCTCCTCGGCTTCCTCGCCACCTACGTGTCCCTCTGCCTCGCCGCCgacgcgctcctccgccgccggaaGCCGCTCCCTCTCGGGCCCCTCCCCCCCGCGCACGCGCTCCTCATGGCCGCCGTCTCGGCCACCATCTTCGCCGGCACGCTGCTGTCGGCGGTGGCGGAGATTCGGGACACGCGCTGGTCGTGGCGGGGCCGGAGCCGGACGACGCCGCTCCGGTGGCTCCTCTGCTTCCCGCCGGGGACCCGCTCGTCCGGCCGCGTCTTCTTCTGGTCCTACGCCTACTACCTCTCCCGGTACCTCCACGCGGCCCGGGGCGCGTTCGCGGTGGTCaggcgccggcgcggggcggccgCCCGGGTGTTCGCGCACGCCGCGTCCGTGGCCATGGCCTTCCTGTGGCTCGAGTTCTCGCAGTCGTTCCAGGTGCTGGCCATCCTCGCCTCCACGctcgcccacgccgtcgccttcggGTTCCGCTTCTGGGTCGACAGCGCGGGGCTCCCGGCGGCGCGCGCCGCCCGGAGCGGGTCGGCGCCCGTGGCGCTGGGGTGCCAGCTCGGGCTGCTGGGGTGCAACCTGGTGTGCCACGCGGGGGTGGTGTGGATGCACTTCGGGGGCGCGATGGCCGGCGGGTGCAGCGGCATCGGGGCCTGGGTGGTCAACACGCTGCTCAACGCCGCGCTGCTCTGGGTGTTCCTGCACTGCTACGGCACGCGCGGCGTCTGCGACGACGacgggggcgccgccgccgccgccgccgccttgaagaagaagaagaagaagaaggagatgtgA